The Ascidiaceihabitans donghaensis genome includes the window GGTCCCGACACCGTTGGTGCGCTTTGCCTTGAACCCGTCACAGCCGGCGGCGGCGTCATTGAAGCCCCCGAAGGCTACTGGCCGCGCGTTGCTGAGATCTGCAAGAAATACGATATCTTGCTGCACATCGACGAAGTGGTTTGTGGCGTAGGCCGGACAGGCGAATGGTTCGGCTACCAGCACTACGGCATCCAACCCGACATGGTATCGATGGCCAAAGGCGTGGCGTCTGGCTACGCGGCGATCTCTTGCCTTGTGACCACAGAAGAAGTGTTCGACCTGTTCAAAGAAGACACGTCGGATCACCTCAGCTATTTCCGCGACATTTCCACCTTCGGCGGCTGCACAGCCGGTCCAGCGGCGGCGATCGAGAACATGCGGATCATCGAAGACGAGAACCTGCTGCAGAACACGGTTGATATGGGCCACTACATGGTCGATCAACTTAAGGCCCTGCAAGACAAGCACGAAATCATCGGTGACGTGCGTGGCAAAGGGTTGTTTGTTGGTGCGGAATTGGTAGCGGATCGCGGCACACGTGAACCCGCAGCCGAGGCCATGGTGCAAGCGGTTGTGAAAGACTGCATGTCACAAGCCGTAATCATCGGCGCGACAAACCGTTCGCTTCCGGGCAAAAACAACACGCTGTGCTTCTCGCCTGCGTTGATCGCCACCAAAGATGACATCGACCAGATCGTCGGCGCGGTGGACGGCGCATTGGGCCGCGTGTTCGGATAAGCGCACACCACAATAGACGTAACAAAAAAGGCGGGTCCGAAATGGCCCGCCTTTTTCACATCCTGAAACACTGGATCAGATCAACTGATAGCTATGCGGCACATAGCGATAGCCACCCTCGCCACGCGTTTCCACGTATCCGAGACCCGGGAATGGCATGTGATAACCAATCAATGGGAAGCGATCCGCTGATGCCATATCCATCAGCGTTTTGCGTGTTTGCGCCGCTGCAGATTTGTCCATGTCAAACTTGACCTCCCAATCGGGATAGGCCAGCGACCAGACATAGTGGTTCGCCGCATCCGCCATCAACAACAACTGCTTGCCGCCACTTTCCAGCATATACGTCATGTGACCAGGCGTGTGACCAAAGGCTTCGACCGCCGTGATGCCAGATCGTACTGCGTCACCTCCTTTGATAAAGCTCATCTTTTCTGCAAGCGGCTTTACCTTGGCATCAAAACCTTCGTTTTCCGCCTTGGCCCAAGCATCGTATTCCACCTGACCGGTCACATAGGCCGCACCTGCGAAAGTTTCACCGCCGTCCGCATCCGTCAAACCGCCGATGTGATCGCCGTGCATGTGGGTCAGCACAACATGGCTGATGTCCGATGCATCGTATCCTGCAGCGTTTAAAGCTTTTGTTGTGCCAGCGGCATTCAAACCCGTGTCGAACAGGATCACTTCAGACCCGGTGTTCACAACCGTCGGTGTGAAGAAGAATTGTGCTGCGTCAGTACCTAGGAAGTTGGCCGCGCTGACTTCGTTAAAGGTGTCTGCGTCGACGTTCATACCAAAGATATTCTGCGGGTTCTCGACGCTGCGGCTTCCGACCAGCAGTGTCGTGACCTTGAAGTCGCCTAGCGAAAAATCGCGGTGCGTGGGCATGGAGGTGGCAGAATGCCCATCCGCCAAAGTAAGGGTCGGAGCGGCGGCCAAAGGCAACGCGGCCCCTGCCAGCAAAGCTTGGCGACGTGAAATATCCATGGTTCAGATCCTCTTTCTGTTGCGACATCAGACAAAATAGAGCGCGCGCAGTGCAAAACAATAAACAGATACGTGACTGCAAGGGCGCCAACAATCTCACGGCTAGATGCGCATTTTACCCGCCAAGTGCGATTCCTTGAGCACACCTTTCCAAAGCGGAACAACATTCAAGCTCTGAATCGGGAGGTAATTATACCATTTTTACAAAATTGAGACGTGCAGTCTCAATTAATGTGTGTTATGCAGTGTTGATAAAGATAACCCAAATAGTCTTTTCATTAGATTTTAAGTCCAGATTGATCTGCACTTATATCCAGTATATGCACCTCATATGACCTTACCTGTCGAAACATTCTTCCTGAACCCTGACCATCAGGGCACCCTGCAATCGCAGATCCAACAGATGATCGCACAAGGCATTCTGTCGGGTCGGTTTCAGCCGGGGGAAAAGCTGCCATCCACCCGCAAACTCGCCACGCACCTTAGCGTCAGCCGGATCACAGTCACGTTGGCCTATACCGAATTGCTGTCGAACGACTATCTGACATCGCGCGGGCGATCCGGCTACTACGTGTCGCGCAACGCGCCTGCCCCGCCATCTTTCACACCGACCCCGAACGGCCCTGACGCCGTGGATTGGAACAAAGCCATCGGCCAGCGTTTCTCTGGGGGCCAGACCCCAAGCAAACCACAGGATTGGGCCAAATACCGCTATCCCTTTATCTACGGTCAAGCTGACCCAACCTTGTTTGATCACGCCAACTGGCGTCTTTGCGCTTTGCAGGCCTTGGGCCAACGCGATTTCACACCGCTGACCACGGACTACTACGATCAGGATGACCCACAACTGATCGAATTTATCGCCCGCCATACACTGCCCCGGCGCGGCATCTCGGCGCGGCCGGAACAAATCCTGATCACGCTTGGCGCACAAAACGCGTTGTGGTTGACCGCCCAGGTCTTGCTGACTCAGCGCCGCAAGGCTGCGTTTGAAGACCCCTGCTATCACGCATTGCGAGACATTTTGTCTCAATCAAGATGTCATTTGGCCCCTGTGCGGGTCGATCAGGCGGGCTTACCCCCCGAAGCAATTCCACCAGACACCGATGTCGTGTTCACAACCCCCAGCCACCAATGCCCCACGAACGGGACAATGCCCATGGACCGGCGCCGCGCCCTTTTGGAACGATGCCGCGAAATGGATACGTTGATTGTCGAAGACGACTACGAGTTCGAAATGTCGTTCCTGAAGCCCCCATCACCTGCGCTAAAATCGCTCGATACAGATGGGCGTGTCATTTACGTGGGCAGCTTTTCCAAGTCGCTATTCCCCGGTTTGCGCCTTGGTTACCTTGTCGGATCAGAGCCGTTTATTCGCGAAGCACGCGCCTTGCGAGCATCCGTTTTGCGTCACCCGCCCGGGCATATTCAACGCACAGCCGCCTATTTTCTCTCCCTTGGACATTACGATGCACTAATCAGACGCATGGGGACTGCCCTGCACGAACGGCGTGAGATCATGCAAGCTGCCATTGAAGAAAACGGCCTGCAAATTGCCGGTCAGGGCGCGTATGGCGGATCGTCTTATTGGATGCGCGCACCCGAACACGTCAACACCCGCCACCTTGCACAATCACTGCAAGCCAAAGGCGTTTTGATTGAACCCGGAGAATCATTTTTCGGCGGGGACGGCAAACCACAACATTTCTACCGACTGGCATATTCTTCCATCCCCGCGGGACGTATCGCTGAAGGGATCAAGCTGGTCGCATCAGAGATTAAGTCCAGTTGACACTTTGGACTTACCCGATTTGAAAACTGGCCCTAACCCTGCACAATGCGAATCCGTATTGTCGCCAAAATTCGTGAATCACCTGCAAACCACCGACCGGAGTCTTTCTCATGAAAATGACCACAGAAGAAGCATTTGTAAAAACGTTGCAAATGCACGGCATCGACAACGCATTCGGGATCATCGGCTCTGCCATGATGCCAATTTCCGACATCTTCCCTGATGCGGGCATCAAATTCTGGGACTGCGCCCACGAAACATCCGGCGGCATGATGGCAGACGGTTTCACCCGCGCCACGGGCAAAATGTCCATGATGATCGCGCAAAACGGTCCAGGCATCACAAACTTCGTAACAGCCGTTAAGACAGCTTACTGGAACCACACTCCTGTTCTGCTCGTCACACCACAGGCTGCGAACAAGACAATCGGTCAAGGTGGCTTTCAGGAAATGGAACAGATGAACCTGTTCGCTGACTGTGTTGCATACCAAGAAGAAGTCCGTGACCCGACACGGATCGCCGAAACGCTGAACCGCGTGATCATGCAAGCCAAGCGTGCCTCCGCACCTGCCCAAATCAACATCCCACGCGACTTCTGGACACAAGTCATCGACATCGACCTGCCGGTCATCGTCGACTTTGAACTGCCACAGGGCGGCGAAACAGCGGTACAAGACGCGGCGGACCTGTTGTCCAACGCCAAGTTCCCTGTGATCCTGAACGGTGCGGGCGCGATCCTGTCCAAAGGTGGCATCGAGGCTTCCCGCGTTTTGGCCGAAACCCTCGACGCACCAGTTTGCGTGGGCTACCAGCACAACGACGCGTTCCCGGGCAACCACCCGTTGTTCGCAGGCCCATTGGGCTACAACGGTTCCAAAGCGGGCATGGAATTGATTTCGAAGGCCGACGTTGTTCTGTGCCTTGGCACACGTTTGAACCCGTTCTCGACCTTGCCCGGTTACGGCATTGATTACTGGCCAACAGACGCCAAAATCATCCAAGTCGACCTGAACCCTGACCGCATCGGCCTGACCAAAAAGGTCACAGTCGGCATCGTGGGTGACGCGGCCAAAGTGGCATCGTCTATTTCTGCCAAACTGGCGGACACAGCAGGCGACACAGACCGTCAGGCACGTAAAGACACCATCGCGACGACCAAATCTGCATGGGCTCAGGAATTGACCTCCATGACAGAAGAGCAAGACGATCCCGGCACAGACTGGAACGTCCGTGCACGTGCTGCGAAACCAGACTGGATGGCCCCACGCATGGCATGGCGCGCAATTCAGGCGGCTTTGCCTGTTGAGGCGATCATCTCCTCCGACATCGGCAACAACTGTGCGATCGGCAACGCCTATCCGTCGTTCAACGAGAGCCGCAAGTATTTGGCACCGGGCCTGTTTGGTCCTTGTGGCTACGGCTTGCCGTCCATCGTTGGTGCGAAAATCGGTCGCCCTGACGTGCCGGTTGTCGGCTTTGCAGGCGACGGCGCCTTTGGTATCTCCGTCAACGAACTGACAGCCATCGGTCGTGGCGACTGGCCTGCGATCACGCAGATCGTCTTCCGCAACTACCAGTGGGGCGCTGAAAAGCGGAACTCCACACTGTGGTTCGACGACAACTTCGTCGGCACCGAGCTGGACGAGCAAGTGTCCTACGCCGGCATCGCCAACGCATGTGGCCTGAAAGGCGTCGTTGCACGCACGCAGGACGAGCTGACAGCGGCCTTGGCCCAAGCGATCAAAGATCAGATGGAGAACGGCATCACCACGCTGATCGAAGCCATGATCAACCAGGAATTGGGTGACCCGTTCCGTCGCGACGCCATGAAGAAGCCTGTTGAAGTTGCTGGCATCAGCGCCGACGACATGCAGCAGCAAACGGTCTAAGTGACTGGTATTAAAAGAATAAGGAAGGGGATGCGACCATGAGCGTGTTGACCAATTTACAAACACGCGCGGCTGCGACCCCTGCCCGCATCGTTCTAAGCGAAGGCCACGATCCTCGGATCGTGGCTGCCGCCGTTTCAGCCGTGGCCGCTGGGATTGCGACGATCATTCTTGTTGGCCCCACCGACGAGATCACCAAACAACTGTCCGATGCAGGAAGCGCCCCATCCGAGGACATCCGCATTGAGGACCCCGCCACATCGCCGCTAACCGCCGAAGTTGCACAATCCTATTTTGAACTGCGCCAGCACAAAGGCGTGTCGATGGAGATCGCTGAAAAGCAGGCCCAAGACCCGCTTGTCTTTGCCGCCATGCTCGTGCGCAACGGCCACGCCGACGGCACCGTTGGTGGTGCTGTTGCCACCACATCCGACACAGTGCGCGCCGCCTTGCAGGTCATCGGCAAAGCCAAAACCGCGCCTTTGGTGTCGTCGTTTTTCCTGATGGTTTTGCCCGAAGGCCACCCCTCCGGGCGCGGCGGCATGATCTATTCCGATTGCGGTCTGGTCATTGACCCATCCGCCGAAGAACTCGCCGCCATCGCCCAGCAATCCGCCGCCTCTTGCACGGCGTTGATGGCTGAGGCACCAAAAGTTGCGATGTTGTCCTTTTCCACCAAAGGCTCCGCACGCCACGCCAAAGTCGACAAAGTAACCGAGGCCACCGCCCTTGTGAAAGAGCAGGCTCCAGACCTGAACGTCGATGGCGAATTGCAATTTGACGCCGCTTTTGTGCCCTCTGTGGGGACAAGCAAAGCGCCCGGATCAGACGTCGCAGGCCATGCCAACGTCATGATCTTCCCCAACTTGGACGCAGGCAACATCGGCTACAAGATCACGCAACGCATCGGTGGGGCCACAGCCATTGGCCCTGTCCTGCAGGGTCTTGCCAAACCCGCCAACGATCTGTCCCGCGGTTGTGTGGCCGAAGACGTGCTGCACATGATCGCTGTGACCGCATTGCAAGCTGCCCATGGGTGACATCTGGTCCTCTCTCTCGCTGACCCCGTCAGACGCACTCGCCCTTGCGGCGATTTGCTTTGTCGCGGGTTTGGTGCGTGGGTTTACCGGATTTGCGCTTTCTGCTTTCGGGTTGGCATTGGCCGTCCTGATCCTGCCGCCCGTTGAATTGATCCCCGTCATGTGGTGGCTCGAAATGGCCGCGTCCCTCGTGATGCTGCGCCACGGCTGGGGAGGTGCGGATATGAAGGCTGCGATCACTCTTGTGGTTGGCTCTGCCCTTGGGCTGATCGTTGGCCTAAGCATGACCACGACCCTTGATCCCGCGGCATCCCAGCAAATCGCGCTGGTCGTGCTGATCGGGCTCGCATTGCTGCAACTGGCGAAAATACGCATCCCACATCTGGCAAGCCGACCCGGCACTGTCGCGACTGGCTTGATCGCAGGCATCGCAACGGGCCTTGCGGGCGTCGGTGGCATGGTGGTGGCCCTCTATGTGCTGGCCCGCAATGACGCGCCGGCCAAGATGCGCGCCACGCTTGTCGCTTACCTTTTTCTTGGCTCGGCCACCTCCCTTTTCACGCATCTGTGGTTTGGAACAATGAATGCCACCTCCAGTTTGCGCGGCCTTGCATTTGTTCTGCCCTGCATCTTGGGTGTGCTGATTGGCCAACGCCTGTTTACCCCCCGCTTCCAACCGTACTACCGACCCGCCTGCCTCACACTGTTGATTGGCCTGGGCGCCACGTCGCTTGTGCGCAGTGCACTTTGATCGAAAGGATCCATCCATGAACCAGCCGAAAATCGACCTGTCCCCGAAGGTCTCGGACGAGATCCGCAAAACCACCTGCTACATGTGTGCCTGCCGTTGCGGCATCAACGTGCACATGAAAAAGGACCCTTTGGGCGATTTGAAAGTCGCCTACATTGAAGGCAACCGCGATCACCCCGTGAACCAGGGTGTTCTATGCGCCAAAGGCTCTGCAGGCATCATGCAGGTTAATGCGCCATCCCGTTTGCGCGCGCCAATGAAGCGTGTTGGCCCGCGTGGGTCCGGCGAGTTTGAGGAAATCAGCTGGGACGAAGCCCTGCAAATCGCCGCCGACTGGCTTGAGCCGATCCGCAAAGACGACCCCTCCAAACTCGCGTTCTTCACAGGCCGTGATCAGTCACAAAGCTTCACGTCCTTTTGGGCGCAAAACTTTGGCACCCCCAACTATGCGGCCCACGGTGGTTTCTGTTCCGTCAACATGGCCGCAGCTGGCATCTACACCATGGGCGGCGCGTTCTGGGAATTTGGGCAACCCGATTGGGACCACACCAAACTGTTTATGCTGTTTGGCGTGGCCGAAGACCACGATTCCAACCCGATCAAAATGGGCATCGGCAAAATCAAGAAGCGCGGTGCGCGCGTCATTGGGGTGAACCCGATCCGCACGGGCTACAACGCAGTGGCGGACGATTGGGTTGGCATTACACCCGGCACCGACGGTTTGTTCATCCTCGCCATGGTCCACTGCTTGATGAAAGCGGGCAAAATCGACCTGAACTATCTTGCGCAATACACCGACGCACCGGTCCTTGTGAACTGCGACGAAAACTCACCCGAGTTTGGCCTTCTGATGCGCGACGAAGATGGCAAGGAACTGGTCATTGACCGCGTTACGGGCAAACCAACAGCCTTCGACAAGCCCGGCGTCAAACCAGACCTTTCAGCCACACACCGTGTCGCAGGGGTCACGCACCGTCCTGTGTTCCACAAGATGGCGGACCGCTACCTCAGCGATGAATACGCCCCCGAAGCCGTGGCAGAGCGCTGCGGCATCCCCGCCGAGCGTATTCGCGCCATCGCCGCCGAAATCGCACGTGTGGCGTTCGAAGAAGAATTCGAACTGCCGATTGAGTGGACTGATTTCCGCGGCGAGACCCACAAGACCATGACAGGCCGTCCGGTTTCCTTCCACTCCATGCGCGGGATTTCGGCACACGCCAACGGCTTCCAGACCTGCCGCGCCTTGCACACATTGCAGATCTTGCTCGGCACAGTCGAAGTTCCGGGCGGTTTCCGCTTTAAGCCACCTTACCCTAAACCCGCCAAAGCGCACCCCAAGCCACACACCGGTATGAACCCCGGCCAGCCACTGAACGGGCCGCATTTGGGGTTCGTACAGGGCCCAGAGGATCTCGCCTATCGCGAGGACGGCGTCACCCCTGCGCGCATCGACAAGGCCTTCACTTGGGAGAATCCCATGTCCAGCCATGGTTTGATGCACATGGTGATTTCGAACGCTTACGCAGGCGATCCCTACAAGATCGACACGCTGTTTATGTATATGGCGAACATGTCGTGGAATTCGTCCATGAACACACGTGGCGTTATCGAAATGCTGACCGACAAGAACGAGGAAACCGGTGAATATGTGATCCCGAGGATCATCTATTCCGATGCCTATTCCTCGGAAATGGTCGCGTACTCTGACCTGATTTTGCCGGACGCCACTTACCTAGAGCGCCACGACTGTATCTCTTTGCTGGACCGTCCCATCTGTGAGGCAGACGCAGCAGCAGACGCCATCCGCTGGCCTGTGATCGAACCGGACCGCGATGTGCGCGGCTTCCAAACGGTGCTGTGCCAGTTGGGCGCGAAAATGGGCCTGCCCGGCTTCACCAACGATGATGGCACCGCGAAATACGAAGATTACGCTGACTACATCGTCAACCACGAACGCCGTCCGGGCATTGGCCCGCTTGCAGGTTGGCGTATGGGCGAACACGGGCTTCAATCGGGGCGCGGTGGCGTTAATGCGGGACAGATGGACAATTACATCGAAAACGGCGGGTTCTTTGTGGAACACATCCCCGAAGGCTCCAACTATTACAAACCGTGGAACGTGGCCTATCAGGATTGGGCAGTGAAAATGGGCATCTACGACAGCCCGCAACCCTATCTGTTCTCGCTTTACGTGGAACCGATGCGCAAATTCCAATTGGCGGCGGAAGGGCATGGCGATCACCAACCACCCGACCACCTGCGCGACCGGATCAAAGCCACAATGGACCCGCTACCGATCTGGTATTCCAACGAAGATGACAACAAGGCCGACGAATACCCGATCACGGCGCTGACACAGCGACCTATGGCGATGTACCACTCTTGGGGCAGCCAGAACGCGTGGCTCCGCCAGTTGCATGGGCATAACCCACTCTACATCCCGACCAAGCTGATGCGTGAACACGGGCTTCAAGACGAAGACTGGGTGAAAGTGACATCGCCACACGGTGAGATCACGGTCCCAGTCCTCGAAATGGCCGCGCTGAACGAAAACACGATCTGGACATGGAACGCCATCGGCAAACGCAAAGGGGCGTGGGCACTGGAAGAGGACGCGCCAGAAGTCACCAAAGGGTTCCTTCTGAACCACCTGATCCACGAACTGCTGCCACCCAAAGGCGACGGGCTTCGTTGGGCCAACTCCGACCCAATCACCGGACAGGCCGCATGGTTCGACCTGAAGGTGCGCATCGAAAAAGCAGACGCCCCTGCGGAATCGCAACCCAGCCTGCCGCCCATCAAATCCCCCGTCGGCAAAGGCCCCAAAAACCTCGCATGGAAGGTGGGCAAATGATCCCCCGTTCATCTCGCCAAATAAACCTCGGGGTCCGGGGCAGCGCCCCGGTCCGACACAAACACAAAGCGGAAGGCCAAATCAAATGACCACGCTCCCTACACAAACGCAAAAGAAACTCGGGCTTGTGATCGATCTCGACACTTGTGTGGGCTGCCATGCTTGCGTGATCTCGTGCAAAGGCTGGAACACCGAAAACTACGGCGCGCCGTTGTCGGACCAGAACGCCTACGGCAAAGACGTCTCCGGCACGTTCCTGAACCGCGTACACAGCTATTCGGTGCAACCTTTGGCGACATCAGACAAGGTGCAACCAGCCGCACAAACCATCCACTTTCCCAAATCCTGCCTGCACTGCGAAGACGCGCCATGTGTGACCGTCTGCCCGACAGGGGCCAGCTACAAGCGGGTCGAAGACGGGATCGTCCTGGTCAACGAACAGGACTGCATCGGCTGCGGGCTTTGTGCATGGGCCTGCCCTTACGGCGCACGTGAAATGGATCAGGAAGAAGGGGTCATGAAAAAATGCACCCTTTGTGTCGACCGCATTTACAACGACAACCTGCCAGAAGTGGATCGCGTTCCGTCGTGCGTTCGGACCTGCCCGTCGAATGCACGCCACTTTGGCGACCTTGGTGATCCGAATTCGGACGTGTCGATCCTTGTTGCAGAACGCGGCGGTATGAACCTGATGCCCGAACAAGGCACCAAACCCGTCAACCAATACCTGCCACCGCGTCCCAAAGATGCGTTGCCAGAATTTGATGTGTTGGCGCCCTATCTTGAACCTGTCTCTGAAGACCCAAAGGGCTTTTTGGGCTGGCTTGACAAAACCCTGGAGAAACTCTGATGCATCCAGCACCCTCAGTTATCATCTTCACCGTCTTTTCCGGCATGGGCTTTGGCCTTTTGTTCTGGCTTGGCCTGGACGCAACACCACCGACAGGTTGGACGGCATTCGCCTTTTGGCTGATCGCCTATGTCATGGCCGTTGGCGGATTGTTGTCTTCAACCTTCCACCTTGGTCATCCCGAAAGGTTCCTCAAAGCTTTCACCCAATGGCGGTCCAGCTGGCTTAGCCGCGAAGGCATTGCCGCCGTTGCGACGCTTGTATTGATGGGGCTGTACGGCCTTGGCTTGGTGTTCTTTGGCGCCGTTTGGCAACCGCTTGGCTGGCTTGGCGCCATTGGTGCGCTGGCCACGGTCTACACGACCTCGATGATCTACGCGCAGATGAAAACAATCCCGCGATGGAACAGCCATTTGACGCCTGCAATGTACCTGTCGCTGTCCCTTGCTGGCGGCGCCTTGTTAAAGGGCCACATCATTTGGGCCATTGTATTGCTGGTTGTTGCTGGCCTTGTTCTGGTTTTCACATGGATCGAAGGCGACAAAGCCTTTGCCAATTCGGGAACAACCATCGCCACGGCCACGGGGCTTGGCAACATCGGCACAGTGCAAGCGTTTGAACCACCTCATACCGGCACCAACTACCTGCTGCGCGAATTTGTGCATGTGGTGGGGCGTAAACACAGCATGAAATTGCGTGTCATATCGTTTGTGCTAGCTGTCGTGATTCCTGTGATCCTGCTGGCCATCATGAGTGCCACCTTCACACACTGGCTGGCGCTGGTCGCTGTTGTCAGCCACGTGGCGGGTGTGCTGGCGTCACGCTGGTTGTTCTTTGCAGAAGCTGAACATGTGGTGGGGCTTTACTACGGTAAACGCTAAGGCGCTCAGATCCCCAAAACAAAAGGCGCCGGAGGGAAACCCCGGCGCCTTTTGTAATTTCAAAGCTTTTGCTGATTACGCGATAGCAAAGGTAAAGTTGATGTCCTCGACCTGATCCGCCGTAACACCTGTCAGTTGCGCCACAACCGAAGACCCTTCAGCCGCCGAGATCACCACGACATTCATAGCGCCAGCTTCTTCGTCATACTCAAAGCTCAAATCGGCACCATTGCTCAATTCTTCTGATTCAATCACCAACAAGTCCTCTTCAACCGAGAAGTCGGAAATGATGTTGGTGGGCTCGGATTCAAACTGGTCGTTGACGATGAATGTATCCATCCCCTCGCCGCCAATTGCCGTCACCAATCCGCTGAG containing:
- a CDS encoding aspartate aminotransferase family protein, which translates into the protein MDGTFNENDISRVVEADRANVWHHLTQHQPFFTGADPKIIVEGKGLRVWDQKGIEHIDAVSGGVWTVNVGYGRETMGDAVRDAIVKMNFFGGTVGSIPGALFAEKLISKMPGMSRVYYANSGSEANEKAFKMVRQIAHARYGGKKHKILYRDRDYHGTTIACLSAGGQDERNAQYGPFTPGFIRVPHCLEYRKHEQDGAPEENYGEWAANQIEEIILREGPDTVGALCLEPVTAGGGVIEAPEGYWPRVAEICKKYDILLHIDEVVCGVGRTGEWFGYQHYGIQPDMVSMAKGVASGYAAISCLVTTEEVFDLFKEDTSDHLSYFRDISTFGGCTAGPAAAIENMRIIEDENLLQNTVDMGHYMVDQLKALQDKHEIIGDVRGKGLFVGAELVADRGTREPAAEAMVQAVVKDCMSQAVIIGATNRSLPGKNNTLCFSPALIATKDDIDQIVGAVDGALGRVFG
- a CDS encoding MBL fold metallo-hydrolase yields the protein MDISRRQALLAGAALPLAAAPTLTLADGHSATSMPTHRDFSLGDFKVTTLLVGSRSVENPQNIFGMNVDADTFNEVSAANFLGTDAAQFFFTPTVVNTGSEVILFDTGLNAAGTTKALNAAGYDASDISHVVLTHMHGDHIGGLTDADGGETFAGAAYVTGQVEYDAWAKAENEGFDAKVKPLAEKMSFIKGGDAVRSGITAVEAFGHTPGHMTYMLESGGKQLLLMADAANHYVWSLAYPDWEVKFDMDKSAAAQTRKTLMDMASADRFPLIGYHMPFPGLGYVETRGEGGYRYVPHSYQLI
- a CDS encoding PLP-dependent aminotransferase family protein, producing the protein MTLPVETFFLNPDHQGTLQSQIQQMIAQGILSGRFQPGEKLPSTRKLATHLSVSRITVTLAYTELLSNDYLTSRGRSGYYVSRNAPAPPSFTPTPNGPDAVDWNKAIGQRFSGGQTPSKPQDWAKYRYPFIYGQADPTLFDHANWRLCALQALGQRDFTPLTTDYYDQDDPQLIEFIARHTLPRRGISARPEQILITLGAQNALWLTAQVLLTQRRKAAFEDPCYHALRDILSQSRCHLAPVRVDQAGLPPEAIPPDTDVVFTTPSHQCPTNGTMPMDRRRALLERCREMDTLIVEDDYEFEMSFLKPPSPALKSLDTDGRVIYVGSFSKSLFPGLRLGYLVGSEPFIREARALRASVLRHPPGHIQRTAAYFLSLGHYDALIRRMGTALHERREIMQAAIEENGLQIAGQGAYGGSSYWMRAPEHVNTRHLAQSLQAKGVLIEPGESFFGGDGKPQHFYRLAYSSIPAGRIAEGIKLVASEIKSS
- the xsc gene encoding sulfoacetaldehyde acetyltransferase, with the translated sequence MKMTTEEAFVKTLQMHGIDNAFGIIGSAMMPISDIFPDAGIKFWDCAHETSGGMMADGFTRATGKMSMMIAQNGPGITNFVTAVKTAYWNHTPVLLVTPQAANKTIGQGGFQEMEQMNLFADCVAYQEEVRDPTRIAETLNRVIMQAKRASAPAQINIPRDFWTQVIDIDLPVIVDFELPQGGETAVQDAADLLSNAKFPVILNGAGAILSKGGIEASRVLAETLDAPVCVGYQHNDAFPGNHPLFAGPLGYNGSKAGMELISKADVVLCLGTRLNPFSTLPGYGIDYWPTDAKIIQVDLNPDRIGLTKKVTVGIVGDAAKVASSISAKLADTAGDTDRQARKDTIATTKSAWAQELTSMTEEQDDPGTDWNVRARAAKPDWMAPRMAWRAIQAALPVEAIISSDIGNNCAIGNAYPSFNESRKYLAPGLFGPCGYGLPSIVGAKIGRPDVPVVGFAGDGAFGISVNELTAIGRGDWPAITQIVFRNYQWGAEKRNSTLWFDDNFVGTELDEQVSYAGIANACGLKGVVARTQDELTAALAQAIKDQMENGITTLIEAMINQELGDPFRRDAMKKPVEVAGISADDMQQQTV
- the pta gene encoding phosphate acetyltransferase: MSVLTNLQTRAAATPARIVLSEGHDPRIVAAAVSAVAAGIATIILVGPTDEITKQLSDAGSAPSEDIRIEDPATSPLTAEVAQSYFELRQHKGVSMEIAEKQAQDPLVFAAMLVRNGHADGTVGGAVATTSDTVRAALQVIGKAKTAPLVSSFFLMVLPEGHPSGRGGMIYSDCGLVIDPSAEELAAIAQQSAASCTALMAEAPKVAMLSFSTKGSARHAKVDKVTEATALVKEQAPDLNVDGELQFDAAFVPSVGTSKAPGSDVAGHANVMIFPNLDAGNIGYKITQRIGGATAIGPVLQGLAKPANDLSRGCVAEDVLHMIAVTALQAAHG
- a CDS encoding sulfite exporter TauE/SafE family protein, translated to MGDIWSSLSLTPSDALALAAICFVAGLVRGFTGFALSAFGLALAVLILPPVELIPVMWWLEMAASLVMLRHGWGGADMKAAITLVVGSALGLIVGLSMTTTLDPAASQQIALVVLIGLALLQLAKIRIPHLASRPGTVATGLIAGIATGLAGVGGMVVALYVLARNDAPAKMRATLVAYLFLGSATSLFTHLWFGTMNATSSLRGLAFVLPCILGVLIGQRLFTPRFQPYYRPACLTLLIGLGATSLVRSAL
- a CDS encoding molybdopterin oxidoreductase family protein is translated as MNQPKIDLSPKVSDEIRKTTCYMCACRCGINVHMKKDPLGDLKVAYIEGNRDHPVNQGVLCAKGSAGIMQVNAPSRLRAPMKRVGPRGSGEFEEISWDEALQIAADWLEPIRKDDPSKLAFFTGRDQSQSFTSFWAQNFGTPNYAAHGGFCSVNMAAAGIYTMGGAFWEFGQPDWDHTKLFMLFGVAEDHDSNPIKMGIGKIKKRGARVIGVNPIRTGYNAVADDWVGITPGTDGLFILAMVHCLMKAGKIDLNYLAQYTDAPVLVNCDENSPEFGLLMRDEDGKELVIDRVTGKPTAFDKPGVKPDLSATHRVAGVTHRPVFHKMADRYLSDEYAPEAVAERCGIPAERIRAIAAEIARVAFEEEFELPIEWTDFRGETHKTMTGRPVSFHSMRGISAHANGFQTCRALHTLQILLGTVEVPGGFRFKPPYPKPAKAHPKPHTGMNPGQPLNGPHLGFVQGPEDLAYREDGVTPARIDKAFTWENPMSSHGLMHMVISNAYAGDPYKIDTLFMYMANMSWNSSMNTRGVIEMLTDKNEETGEYVIPRIIYSDAYSSEMVAYSDLILPDATYLERHDCISLLDRPICEADAAADAIRWPVIEPDRDVRGFQTVLCQLGAKMGLPGFTNDDGTAKYEDYADYIVNHERRPGIGPLAGWRMGEHGLQSGRGGVNAGQMDNYIENGGFFVEHIPEGSNYYKPWNVAYQDWAVKMGIYDSPQPYLFSLYVEPMRKFQLAAEGHGDHQPPDHLRDRIKATMDPLPIWYSNEDDNKADEYPITALTQRPMAMYHSWGSQNAWLRQLHGHNPLYIPTKLMREHGLQDEDWVKVTSPHGEITVPVLEMAALNENTIWTWNAIGKRKGAWALEEDAPEVTKGFLLNHLIHELLPPKGDGLRWANSDPITGQAAWFDLKVRIEKADAPAESQPSLPPIKSPVGKGPKNLAWKVGK